Proteins from a single region of Mucilaginibacter daejeonensis:
- a CDS encoding type II toxin-antitoxin system HigB family toxin: MSQADWANFHEVRSMFNTVDAVGNDRFVFDIRGNHYRIVAMIFFDIRTVYIRFVGTHKEYDRIDCSTI, from the coding sequence GTGAGCCAGGCAGACTGGGCGAATTTCCATGAAGTGAGATCCATGTTTAACACAGTGGATGCTGTAGGCAACGACCGCTTTGTATTTGATATCAGAGGCAATCATTACCGCATCGTGGCAATGATCTTTTTTGATATCAGGACGGTTTATATTCGGTTCGTAGGAACACACAAGGAGTATGACCGGATCGATTGCTCGACGATCTGA
- a CDS encoding helix-turn-helix domain-containing protein — translation MKEIKSEADYQDVMAKIDGLMAKGSDKVSKEELAEIRSLAQAAQSFKQAKYVIEAPTTIVGMIEMRMFEMKLKQRELAQKLDVSDAKLSLIMNGKQKPDVSFLKAVHTQLNIDANFLLEHA, via the coding sequence ATGAAAGAGATAAAAAGCGAAGCCGATTACCAAGATGTAATGGCGAAGATCGACGGCCTGATGGCCAAGGGAAGCGATAAGGTTTCCAAAGAAGAACTTGCAGAGATCCGTTCTCTGGCGCAAGCCGCACAAAGCTTTAAACAGGCTAAGTATGTGATCGAGGCACCCACTACGATCGTGGGTATGATCGAAATGCGCATGTTTGAAATGAAGCTCAAACAACGTGAGTTGGCTCAAAAACTGGATGTCAGCGATGCCAAGCTTTCACTCATTATGAACGGTAAACAAAAGCCAGACGTTTCATTTCTAAAGGCGGTCCACACGCAGCTTAATATTGACGCTAATTTTTTATTAGAGCATGCCTAA
- a CDS encoding IS110 family RNA-guided transposase, protein MDVDRSLKRGLAKKRTKNYNYIVGVDVSKNKLDYAVMFDGKLLFHKVGSNDLEAIHQFLTELKALPSFTMSRSFFCMENTGYYCNHLLSVLRKVKANVCLENALQIKSSLGLIRGKYDKIDAVRIASYALKNARSLRLWIPKRPEIELLAMLDGLRTRLQTLQMSLRSSLKEQSTFIKRKLHTVTTDLCTNSILAVNADLVAIEREIDALIQSDPLLKRLNQLITSVPNVGPVTAVQIILTTNEFKDISQPKKFACYAGVAPFVKDSGLHKGKGKVSPLANRRVKALLHICSLNAIRHDREIKFYYHRKAIVEGKPKMAVLNAVRNKLINRIFACVNQDRVYRHALTTSEDIQQVN, encoded by the coding sequence ATGGATGTTGATCGATCATTGAAGAGAGGCTTGGCCAAAAAAAGAACAAAGAATTATAATTACATCGTAGGTGTCGATGTTTCCAAGAACAAATTGGATTATGCTGTGATGTTTGACGGAAAATTGCTTTTTCACAAAGTGGGTAGCAATGACCTTGAAGCTATTCACCAATTTTTAACGGAATTAAAGGCCCTCCCCTCTTTTACGATGTCGCGATCATTCTTTTGTATGGAAAACACAGGATATTATTGCAATCACCTTCTTTCCGTATTAAGAAAAGTAAAAGCAAATGTCTGTTTGGAAAATGCATTACAGATCAAGAGCTCCCTGGGGCTGATACGTGGAAAATATGATAAGATCGATGCTGTAAGGATCGCTTCCTATGCACTAAAGAACGCAAGATCGCTACGGCTATGGATACCCAAACGCCCTGAAATCGAGCTCTTGGCCATGCTTGATGGACTTCGGACAAGGCTACAAACTTTACAAATGTCCCTGCGCTCATCGCTTAAAGAGCAAAGTACATTCATTAAACGAAAATTACATACAGTTACGACCGACCTTTGTACGAACAGCATTCTTGCTGTGAACGCTGACCTCGTAGCTATTGAGCGGGAGATAGATGCACTGATCCAAAGTGACCCTTTATTGAAGCGACTTAATCAGCTGATCACTTCGGTACCTAATGTCGGCCCGGTGACCGCTGTGCAGATCATCTTGACGACCAATGAATTTAAAGATATATCTCAACCAAAGAAATTTGCCTGTTACGCTGGTGTCGCACCGTTTGTGAAAGACTCCGGTTTACACAAAGGTAAAGGAAAGGTCTCGCCATTAGCCAACAGGCGCGTTAAAGCTTTGCTGCATATTTGTTCGCTGAATGCTATACGTCATGACCGGGAGATCAAGTTCTATTATCATCGCAAAGCTATAGTTGAAGGAAAACCAAAAATGGCGGTGTTGAACGCTGTAAGGAACAAATTGATCAATAGGATCTTTGCGTGTGTAAATCAAGACCGCGTGTATCGCCATGCATTAACCACATCGGAAGATATACAGCAAGTGAATTAA